Proteins encoded in a region of the Mucilaginibacter sabulilitoris genome:
- the mraY gene encoding phospho-N-acetylmuramoyl-pentapeptide-transferase — translation MLYYLFTYLSKNYSIPGVGVFQYITFRTALAVITSLVITTVYGRRLIDYLRFKQVGETVRNLGLEGQMQKSGTPTMGGIIILLGILVPTLLFAKLSNVYVILMLITTVWLGAIGFLDDYIKVFRKNKEGLAGRFKIIGQVGLSLIIGWTMYFNTDIVIRQEVRLPVKVDAPVEFHMKKNVPVYTQDVRSTKTTLPFYKNNEFDYAKVLRFLGQGYEQYALVVFLFFAIVIITFISNGANITDGIDGLATGTSAIIGITLAILAYVSGNIAMADYLNIMFIPNSGELVIFAGAFVGACVGFLWYNSYPAQVFMGDTGSLAIGGIIAVFAIMIRKELLLPVLCGVFLIENISVIMQVGWFKYTKKKSGEGRRIFLMAPLHHHYQKKGFHEAKIVTRFWIIGILLAIITIITLKLR, via the coding sequence ATGTTATACTACCTGTTTACATATTTAAGTAAAAACTACAGCATTCCGGGCGTGGGGGTATTTCAATATATCACGTTCCGTACTGCTTTGGCTGTTATAACATCGTTGGTGATCACTACGGTGTACGGACGCCGGCTTATCGATTACCTGCGTTTTAAACAGGTTGGCGAAACCGTAAGGAACCTGGGACTTGAAGGGCAAATGCAAAAATCAGGTACACCTACAATGGGTGGTATCATTATTTTACTGGGCATATTGGTGCCGACGTTATTGTTTGCCAAGCTGAGTAATGTATATGTTATTTTAATGCTAATTACAACGGTGTGGCTGGGTGCTATTGGTTTTTTAGATGATTATATCAAGGTATTCAGAAAAAATAAAGAGGGATTAGCCGGCAGGTTTAAGATCATTGGGCAGGTTGGGCTTTCACTCATTATCGGCTGGACAATGTATTTCAATACCGACATCGTGATCAGGCAGGAAGTAAGATTGCCGGTAAAGGTTGATGCCCCCGTCGAGTTCCATATGAAAAAGAACGTGCCGGTTTATACACAGGATGTGCGATCAACCAAGACTACCTTGCCTTTTTATAAAAATAATGAATTTGATTATGCCAAGGTACTCAGGTTTTTAGGCCAGGGATACGAGCAATACGCATTGGTTGTTTTCCTGTTTTTTGCTATCGTGATCATCACTTTTATATCAAACGGGGCCAATATTACTGATGGTATCGACGGGCTTGCTACAGGTACATCTGCAATTATAGGTATTACGCTGGCTATACTGGCCTATGTATCAGGTAATATAGCAATGGCCGATTATCTGAACATTATGTTCATACCTAACTCAGGCGAGCTCGTGATTTTTGCCGGTGCTTTTGTTGGGGCATGTGTGGGCTTTTTATGGTACAATTCGTACCCGGCACAAGTGTTCATGGGCGATACGGGCAGTTTGGCTATAGGAGGCATTATAGCAGTATTTGCTATCATGATACGTAAAGAATTGTTGCTCCCTGTGTTGTGCGGTGTGTTTTTGATCGAAAATATATCGGTTATTATGCAGGTAGGCTGGTTTAAATACACCAAGAAAAAATCAGGCGAGGGCCGCAGGATATTTTTAATGGCGCCACTGCATCACCATTATCAAAAGAAGGGTTTTCATGAAGCAAAAATTGTAACCCGGTTTTGGATCATTGGGATTTTGCTGGCCATTATAACGATAATAACATTGAAGTTGAGATAG
- the murD gene encoding UDP-N-acetylmuramoyl-L-alanine--D-glutamate ligase, whose protein sequence is MNQQEHKTQNSSLATQRLAILGAGESGVGAAFLAQQQGYDVFVSDFDVIADHYKKQLQDWNIRFEENQHTEAEILSAVEVIKSPGIPEKAPIVKKLREKGIPVISEIEFAGRYCDAKIIGITGSNGKTTTTSLTYHILKNGGLNVGLAGNIGKSFAYQVATEKFEYYVLELSSFMLDDMYRFKVDIAVLLNITPDHLDRYDYKLENYAASKFRVTQNQTAADYFIYCADDPETIKGMAGRSFEAQQLPFSIETKIKPGAYLENDNIVINTHQEHFQMSIKELALQGKHNIYNSMASGIVAKVLELRNESMRESMGNFKNIEHRLESVGKISGISFINDSKATNVNSTWYALESMTTDVVLILGGVDKGNDYSMLKELVKQKVKAIVCLGKDNKRIHDAFEDDVEVIVNTGSAQEAAQVAFHLAEKGDTVLLSPACASFDLFKNYEDRGNQFKAAVREL, encoded by the coding sequence ATGAACCAACAGGAACATAAAACTCAAAACTCATCACTCGCAACTCAGCGTTTAGCCATTCTTGGCGCGGGCGAAAGTGGTGTGGGTGCTGCATTCCTTGCTCAGCAGCAGGGCTATGATGTTTTTGTGTCAGACTTTGATGTCATTGCAGATCATTACAAAAAACAGCTGCAGGATTGGAATATCCGTTTTGAAGAGAATCAGCATACAGAGGCAGAGATATTGAGCGCTGTTGAAGTAATTAAAAGTCCGGGGATACCTGAAAAGGCGCCGATTGTTAAAAAACTAAGAGAAAAAGGCATTCCTGTTATATCAGAGATAGAATTTGCCGGTAGGTATTGCGATGCCAAAATTATAGGTATTACCGGTTCAAACGGAAAAACAACAACAACAAGCTTAACCTACCATATCCTCAAAAACGGGGGATTAAACGTGGGCCTGGCGGGCAACATTGGTAAAAGCTTTGCTTACCAGGTAGCCACCGAAAAATTTGAATATTATGTGCTGGAGCTAAGCAGCTTTATGCTGGATGACATGTACCGGTTTAAGGTAGACATTGCTGTTTTGCTCAATATAACGCCTGACCATTTAGACAGGTATGATTATAAGCTGGAAAACTACGCGGCGTCAAAATTCCGCGTTACGCAAAATCAAACAGCGGCCGATTATTTTATTTATTGTGCCGATGATCCGGAAACCATAAAGGGTATGGCCGGGCGCAGTTTTGAGGCGCAGCAATTACCATTTTCAATAGAAACTAAGATTAAACCGGGAGCATATCTCGAAAACGACAATATTGTCATAAACACACATCAAGAACATTTTCAAATGTCAATTAAAGAACTGGCCCTGCAGGGTAAGCACAACATTTACAACTCCATGGCATCAGGTATTGTAGCAAAGGTGCTCGAATTGCGCAATGAATCGATGAGGGAGAGTATGGGCAACTTTAAAAATATCGAGCACAGGCTGGAGTCAGTTGGTAAAATATCCGGCATTAGTTTCATCAATGATTCTAAAGCCACCAACGTTAACTCAACCTGGTACGCGCTCGAAAGCATGACTACCGATGTGGTTCTGATTTTGGGTGGTGTCGACAAGGGTAACGATTATAGCATGCTTAAGGAGCTTGTGAAGCAAAAAGTAAAAGCTATTGTGTGCCTGGGCAAGGATAACAAGCGTATTCACGATGCTTTTGAAGATGATGTGGAAGTAATTGTGAACACAGGGTCGGCGCAGGAAGCTGCTCAGGTAGCATTTCATCTGGCCGAAAAAGGCGACACCGTGTTGCTGTCACCGGCTTGTGCCAGCTTCGACCTGTTTAAAAACTATGAAGATCGTGGCAATCAGTTTAAGGCTGCGGTAAGGGAATTGTAA
- a CDS encoding FtsW/RodA/SpoVE family cell cycle protein translates to MHKILSNTKGDRWIWLIVILLSVISLLAVYSSTGTLAYKRGVGVESILMKHLAMVVGGIALMYISHKLDYRYYAGISKIMMIVTIPLLLYTLVFGSHINNASRWINIPVIGLSFQTSDLAKLALITYLARTLSRKQENIKDVKESFLPIMGSVCLVFILIALANLSTALMLFGVSILLLIIGRISIKQIAVVCGAGFVLLLCVLFLGPRRHMYATRVSTFLHPDQAKPDKSFQSDHAKIAIASGGLFGKGPGNSTERNYLPESYSDEIYAIIIEEYGLVGGIALVGIYLFLLYRCIKIVTRAPKAFGALLACGLSFSLTIQAFANMAVAVGLGPVTGVPLPFVSMGGTSLLFTSVAFGIILSVSRDIEEPRKVVVGEIRTA, encoded by the coding sequence ATGCATAAGATACTCAGTAATACAAAAGGCGATCGCTGGATATGGCTCATAGTCATATTGCTTTCGGTTATATCCTTGTTGGCTGTGTACAGCTCAACCGGTACGCTGGCCTATAAACGTGGTGTCGGGGTAGAATCCATCCTGATGAAACACCTGGCTATGGTGGTGGGGGGTATTGCGCTCATGTATATTTCACACAAGCTCGACTATCGTTACTATGCTGGTATTTCCAAGATCATGATGATTGTGACCATACCGTTATTGTTATACACGCTGGTATTTGGTAGTCACATTAATAATGCCAGCCGGTGGATCAATATCCCGGTAATCGGTCTTAGTTTCCAGACATCGGATCTGGCCAAACTGGCGCTTATTACTTACCTGGCACGTACCCTGTCGCGTAAGCAGGAAAACATTAAGGATGTAAAAGAATCATTTTTGCCTATTATGGGTTCGGTTTGTTTGGTGTTTATACTGATCGCGCTGGCCAACCTTTCAACCGCGCTGATGTTGTTTGGCGTAAGCATTTTACTGCTCATTATAGGGCGTATCAGTATTAAGCAGATAGCGGTGGTTTGCGGCGCAGGTTTTGTATTGTTATTGTGTGTGTTGTTTTTAGGTCCACGCAGGCACATGTATGCTACGCGCGTGAGTACGTTCCTGCATCCGGATCAGGCTAAACCCGATAAGTCGTTCCAGTCTGATCATGCCAAGATAGCCATTGCCAGCGGAGGACTTTTTGGTAAGGGACCAGGAAATAGTACTGAAAGAAATTACCTGCCTGAATCATACTCCGATGAAATATACGCCATTATTATTGAGGAGTATGGACTGGTAGGAGGTATTGCCCTGGTCGGTATTTATTTGTTTTTATTATACAGGTGTATAAAAATTGTGACGAGGGCGCCAAAGGCATTTGGGGCATTACTGGCCTGTGGTTTAAGTTTTAGCTTAACCATACAGGCGTTTGCCAATATGGCTGTGGCAGTTGGCTTAGGCCCGGTAACAGGTGTTCCCCTACCGTTTGTAAGTATGGGGGGTACATCGCTTTTGTTTACCAGCGTGGCTTTTGGCATCATATTGTCGGTAAGCAGAGATATTGAAGAACCCAGGAAAGTAGTGGTGGGAGAGATAAGGACGGCGTAA
- the murG gene encoding undecaprenyldiphospho-muramoylpentapeptide beta-N-acetylglucosaminyltransferase, protein MKETNQKHPLQGVGGARRIIISGGGTGGHIFPAIAIANALKNIDPAIEILFVGANGRMEMEKVPAAGYKIIGLDIQGIQRKSVWKNVMFPVKLINSVRKAIKIIRDFKPDAAVGVGGYASGPLLYAASLKNIPYLIQEQNSYAGITNKWLGKNAKKICVAFDGMEQFFPANKIIKTGNPIRRDAVNVAGKHMQALELFKLSAFKKTILVVGGSLGARTLNNSIAAGLDKLIAADVQVLWQTGKFYYKQIIEKLGEDHHPDVKIREFLTRMDLAYAAADVIISRAGAGTIAELCMVKKPVILVPSPNVAEDHQTKNALALVQEEAAAFLADRDAEEKLVDRVLELLNDRDLQKKLGTNIGKMAMPNADEVIAQELLKITINNNN, encoded by the coding sequence ATGAAAGAGACCAATCAAAAGCACCCCCTTCAGGGGGTGGGGGGGGCTCGTCGTATTATCATAAGTGGTGGCGGAACAGGAGGACATATCTTCCCGGCCATTGCTATTGCCAATGCTTTAAAAAATATTGATCCGGCTATCGAGATACTGTTTGTTGGTGCCAACGGGCGCATGGAAATGGAAAAAGTACCTGCGGCCGGTTATAAGATCATTGGTTTGGACATTCAAGGTATACAGCGTAAATCGGTTTGGAAAAACGTAATGTTCCCCGTTAAGTTGATTAATAGTGTACGCAAGGCCATTAAAATCATTAGGGACTTTAAGCCCGATGCCGCCGTTGGTGTGGGTGGGTATGCTTCGGGCCCTTTATTGTACGCCGCATCATTAAAAAATATACCATACCTCATACAGGAACAAAACTCTTATGCGGGTATTACCAATAAATGGCTGGGGAAAAACGCAAAAAAAATATGTGTAGCTTTTGATGGTATGGAGCAGTTTTTTCCTGCCAATAAGATCATCAAAACCGGCAATCCTATCCGCCGCGACGCGGTGAATGTTGCAGGTAAACATATGCAAGCGCTGGAACTGTTTAAGCTGTCGGCATTTAAAAAAACCATACTGGTAGTAGGTGGCAGCTTGGGCGCACGTACATTAAATAACAGCATAGCGGCAGGTTTGGATAAGCTCATTGCAGCCGATGTGCAGGTACTATGGCAAACCGGTAAGTTTTATTATAAACAGATCATCGAAAAACTGGGCGAGGATCACCACCCGGATGTGAAGATCAGGGAGTTTTTAACCCGTATGGACCTGGCTTACGCGGCAGCCGACGTGATTATATCAAGGGCTGGTGCAGGTACCATTGCGGAGTTGTGCATGGTTAAAAAGCCTGTGATCCTGGTGCCTTCGCCAAATGTTGCCGAAGATCACCAGACCAAGAACGCGCTGGCGCTGGTGCAGGAAGAGGCAGCCGCGTTTTTAGCCGACAGGGATGCCGAAGAAAAACTGGTTGACAGAGTGCTTGAATTATTAAACGATCGGGATTTACAAAAGAAACTGGGCACTAATATTGGTAAAATGGCCATGCCAAATGCCGATGAAGTTATTGCACAGGAGCTATTAAAAATAACAATAAACAACAACAATTAA
- the murC gene encoding UDP-N-acetylmuramate--L-alanine ligase: protein MELSNIQRVYLIGIGGIGMSGLARYFHHLGCIVCGYDKTSTDLTNDLHNEGIQTIFDDRVDWIPMSFQKPCSDTLIIYTPAVPKDSAIFNYFKNKGFELFKRSQVLGLISKSSFTIAVAGTHGKTTTSSMVAHILKDSGNDPSAFLGGIASNYQSNVLYGKSNVMVVEADEYDRSFLTLYPDVAIITSMDADHLDIYGDHEHLTESFKLFASQIKSGGTLVHKKGLPLDTGYTYALNDSSADAHAANIHITDGDFYFDFINADLSIPNIKMGIAGTHNVENAVAAIEAVLRLDVSADAIKSALASFRGVKRRFEYIVKTPQHIYIDDYAHHPEELRACISSIKKLYPGKKLTTIFQPHLYTRTRDFADGFAEVLSMVDELIMLDIYPARELPIEGVNSDMLLNRMTLQNKRKLNKQEALDAVKNEKPELLLTVGAGDIDTLVHPLKEILSNG, encoded by the coding sequence ATGGAACTTAGCAACATACAAAGGGTTTACCTTATTGGTATAGGCGGCATCGGGATGAGCGGCCTGGCCCGTTATTTCCATCATTTAGGTTGTATTGTTTGCGGTTATGATAAAACCTCTACGGATCTGACAAACGATCTGCACAATGAGGGTATTCAAACTATTTTTGACGACCGGGTAGATTGGATCCCCATGAGCTTTCAAAAACCATGCAGTGATACCCTCATCATTTATACACCGGCAGTTCCTAAAGATTCGGCCATCTTTAATTATTTCAAAAATAAAGGTTTTGAGTTATTTAAGCGCTCACAAGTTTTAGGCTTGATTAGCAAAAGCTCATTCACTATTGCTGTTGCCGGTACACATGGTAAAACCACCACTTCAAGTATGGTAGCGCATATCCTGAAAGATTCGGGCAATGATCCTTCTGCATTTTTGGGTGGCATTGCATCCAACTATCAGAGCAATGTGCTGTACGGTAAAAGTAACGTAATGGTAGTTGAGGCTGATGAGTATGATCGCTCGTTCCTGACGCTATATCCTGATGTGGCTATTATTACTTCTATGGATGCCGACCACCTGGACATTTACGGCGATCATGAGCATTTAACCGAGTCGTTCAAGCTATTCGCTTCACAAATAAAAAGCGGAGGTACACTGGTGCACAAAAAGGGCCTGCCGTTGGATACCGGTTATACCTACGCGCTTAATGATAGCTCGGCCGATGCTCATGCGGCAAATATCCATATAACAGATGGCGACTTTTATTTTGATTTTATAAATGCCGATCTATCTATCCCGAATATAAAAATGGGGATAGCCGGTACGCACAACGTAGAGAACGCTGTTGCCGCTATAGAAGCTGTTTTAAGGCTTGACGTAAGCGCCGACGCTATAAAGAGTGCGCTGGCATCATTCAGAGGAGTTAAGCGCAGGTTTGAGTATATCGTGAAAACACCACAGCATATTTATATAGATGATTATGCCCACCATCCCGAAGAATTGAGGGCATGTATATCATCCATAAAGAAACTGTACCCGGGTAAAAAGCTGACCACTATTTTTCAGCCCCATTTATATACCCGCACACGTGATTTTGCCGATGGCTTTGCCGAAGTACTGAGCATGGTTGATGAACTTATTATGTTGGATATATACCCGGCACGTGAGCTGCCTATTGAAGGGGTTAACTCAGATATGCTGCTGAACAGGATGACACTGCAAAACAAACGTAAACTGAACAAACAGGAAGCGCTTGATGCTGTGAAAAATGAAAAGCCCGAACTGCTTTTAACTGTTGGGGCGGGAGATATTGACACATTGGTACACCCATTAAAAGAGATATTAAGTAATGGATAA
- a CDS encoding cell division protein FtsQ/DivIB, with protein sequence MDKKLLWKRLLIGFAWVICLGGLIALMSFIEVKKAGVICKAVKVNIPGSQYFIDKQEVDQILQTTSHTLIGRKLENINIQDLENKLKANPFIEFAKVYTEMDGVLRVEVSQRQPILRIMNRYDMDFYVDQHGLKIPLSPNFTARVLVANGFIEELFANHVDSLHTKLAKDLYVTADFIRKDSLWDAQVAQLYVNKDREIELIPRVGNQRVLIGNADSLQVKFSNLLAFYKNVLPQVGWNKYRMINIKYTGQVVGIKNENMKADSIKASKAASQDQDSAKMEKDTSQIN encoded by the coding sequence ATGGATAAGAAACTCCTTTGGAAGCGCCTTTTGATCGGTTTTGCCTGGGTAATTTGCCTGGGTGGCCTCATTGCGCTTATGAGTTTCATTGAAGTAAAAAAGGCCGGTGTTATTTGTAAGGCCGTAAAAGTAAATATACCGGGCAGCCAGTACTTTATTGACAAGCAAGAGGTTGACCAGATATTGCAAACCACAAGCCACACCCTGATAGGCCGAAAACTTGAAAATATCAACATCCAGGACCTCGAAAACAAACTAAAGGCAAATCCATTTATTGAGTTTGCTAAGGTTTATACCGAAATGGATGGTGTGCTAAGAGTTGAGGTAAGCCAGCGTCAGCCCATACTGCGTATCATGAACCGGTATGATATGGATTTTTATGTAGACCAACATGGGTTGAAAATTCCGCTGTCGCCAAACTTTACCGCAAGGGTACTGGTAGCTAATGGCTTTATTGAAGAATTATTTGCCAACCATGTGGACTCATTGCATACTAAACTGGCTAAAGATTTATACGTGACGGCTGATTTTATACGTAAAGATTCGTTATGGGATGCCCAGGTGGCGCAGCTGTATGTAAATAAAGACCGGGAAATTGAACTGATACCCCGGGTGGGCAATCAACGGGTGCTGATAGGCAATGCCGACTCATTACAGGTTAAGTTTTCAAACCTGCTGGCATTTTATAAAAATGTACTGCCACAGGTGGGCTGGAATAAATACCGCATGATTAATATAAAATATACTGGTCAGGTGGTTGGTATTAAAAATGAAAATATGAAAGCAGATTCAATTAAGGCAAGCAAAGCGGCAAGCCAGGATCAGGATTCTGCGAAAATGGAAAAAGACACATCTCAAATTAATTAG
- the ftsA gene encoding cell division protein FtsA, which yields MDKSSTQDKSSPIVVGLDIGTTKICAIVGRRSKNGKIEVLGIGKAESAGVTRGMVSNIDKTVQGITQAVDVAGAQSNVDIKVVFVGIAGQHIKSLQHRGLITRRDLQSEIGRKDIDKLIEDMYNLVMPPGEEIIHVLPQEFTVDNEPGIKDPIGMAGVRLEANFHIISGQVTAIKNIVKCVNKASLDSQDLILEPLASSESVLSEEEKEAGVVLVDIGGGTTDVAIFHEGIIRHTAVIPFGGNSVTEDIREGCSVMRNIAEQLKVRFGSALADENKENEIVCVPGLRGREPKEISVKNLAYVIQARMEEIVEHVYYEIKSSGYEKKLIAGIVITGGGAQLKHLRQLVEFVTGLDCRVGYPTEHLAKNEVLPKNIYEELQSPTFATGIGLLIKGIQKTEYMGAALGSEAKAEKPKYEPKTKEGGLFDRLLKKSITFIKDDINDEDFLK from the coding sequence ATGGACAAAAGCTCAACTCAAGACAAAAGTTCGCCAATTGTAGTAGGATTGGATATCGGGACTACCAAAATATGCGCCATTGTTGGTCGCAGGAGCAAGAATGGGAAAATTGAGGTATTAGGAATTGGCAAGGCCGAATCTGCGGGTGTTACCCGTGGAATGGTATCAAATATAGATAAAACAGTGCAGGGTATAACCCAGGCGGTTGATGTGGCCGGCGCACAGTCAAATGTTGACATTAAGGTAGTGTTTGTAGGTATAGCGGGCCAGCATATCAAGAGCTTGCAGCACCGGGGTTTGATAACCCGTCGTGACCTGCAATCAGAAATTGGCCGCAAGGATATTGATAAGCTGATTGAAGATATGTATAACCTGGTAATGCCTCCGGGCGAAGAGATCATTCACGTATTACCGCAGGAGTTTACGGTAGATAACGAGCCGGGAATTAAAGACCCTATAGGTATGGCAGGTGTTAGGCTTGAAGCCAACTTTCATATCATATCGGGCCAGGTTACGGCTATAAAAAATATTGTGAAATGTGTAAATAAGGCCAGTTTAGATAGTCAGGACCTGATACTGGAACCATTGGCTTCTTCTGAATCTGTTTTGAGCGAAGAAGAAAAAGAAGCCGGTGTGGTATTGGTTGATATTGGTGGTGGTACTACAGATGTGGCTATTTTCCATGAAGGTATTATACGCCATACCGCAGTGATCCCGTTTGGTGGTAATAGCGTAACTGAAGATATACGCGAAGGTTGTTCTGTAATGCGCAACATTGCCGAGCAGTTGAAAGTGCGTTTTGGATCGGCCCTGGCAGATGAGAATAAAGAGAACGAAATTGTTTGTGTACCCGGTTTACGAGGCCGCGAACCCAAAGAGATTTCGGTAAAGAATCTCGCATATGTAATACAGGCCCGTATGGAAGAAATTGTAGAACATGTGTACTACGAAATTAAATCATCAGGCTATGAGAAAAAGCTGATAGCTGGTATAGTAATTACTGGTGGCGGCGCTCAGTTAAAGCATTTGCGTCAGTTGGTGGAATTTGTTACTGGCCTTGATTGTCGCGTAGGTTACCCTACCGAGCATTTAGCCAAAAACGAGGTGCTGCCAAAAAATATTTACGAAGAGCTGCAAAGCCCAACTTTTGCCACCGGTATAGGTTTGCTTATAAAAGGTATTCAGAAAACAGAGTACATGGGTGCGGCATTGGGCTCGGAAGCAAAAGCAGAGAAACCGAAGTACGAACCTAAAACGAAAGAAGGTGGATTATTTGACAGGTTACTGAAAAAGAGTATCACCTTTATTAAGGACGATATAAATGATGAGGATTTTTTAAAGTAG
- the ftsZ gene encoding cell division protein FtsZ, with protein sequence MQFEMLKEKSSIIKVIGVGGGGGNAVNHMYRQGITGVDFIICNTDAQALELSPIPNKVQLGASLTEGMGAGSIPEVGKNSAIENIDDIKQMLGVNTKMLFITAGMGGGTGTGASPIIAKAAREMDILTVGIITTPFSFEGKRRKMQADAGLEELKKYVDSFLVISNDRLRQIFGNLTMSSAFAQADNILTTAAKGIAEIITLPGYINVDFKDVRTVMKDSGVSIMGSCTAEGESRALKAVEGALASPLLKDNEIEGARYILLNISSGTREVTMDEVSVITDYIQEEAGLAADLIWGNCVDENLGDQLSVTIIATGFQTKDEREKENNNKKIISMLEPEAKPLVKPVNEFINPVKANAAAEPYIKQKDEPKQTGLFDMFARSEEKEEVVMRYNLDEEEAEEENEPDTAGFTFKMSEPESYAPVKEERMPEPPAPAPEPEPVIGADDHKTNESIEEQLKKSRERIMRLKDLSMKLRSGNIQELENVPAYKRKEIALQETPQSDESQISRFSLMPDNEGNTEIRKNNSFLHDNAD encoded by the coding sequence ATGCAGTTTGAGATGTTAAAAGAAAAATCGTCAATCATCAAAGTAATTGGTGTTGGCGGTGGCGGCGGTAACGCGGTAAACCATATGTACAGGCAGGGAATAACCGGTGTTGACTTTATAATTTGCAACACTGATGCCCAGGCGTTAGAGTTGAGTCCTATACCTAACAAGGTACAATTAGGCGCCAGCTTAACTGAAGGAATGGGTGCCGGTTCAATACCCGAGGTAGGCAAAAACTCAGCTATTGAAAATATAGATGATATTAAGCAAATGCTGGGCGTAAATACCAAAATGCTGTTCATTACAGCTGGTATGGGTGGCGGTACCGGTACAGGTGCCAGCCCCATAATTGCCAAAGCGGCGCGTGAAATGGATATATTAACGGTTGGTATTATAACCACTCCATTTTCATTTGAAGGTAAACGCCGTAAAATGCAGGCTGATGCCGGTTTGGAAGAATTGAAAAAATATGTCGATTCGTTCCTGGTAATATCAAACGACAGGCTTCGCCAGATATTTGGGAACTTAACCATGAGTTCGGCATTTGCGCAGGCCGATAATATATTAACCACTGCCGCCAAGGGTATTGCCGAGATCATAACCTTACCAGGTTATATCAACGTTGACTTTAAGGACGTGCGCACTGTAATGAAAGACAGCGGCGTGTCCATCATGGGCAGCTGCACTGCCGAAGGAGAGAGCCGTGCTTTAAAGGCTGTTGAAGGCGCGCTGGCATCACCGCTGTTAAAGGATAATGAAATTGAAGGTGCACGTTATATATTACTGAACATTAGCTCCGGAACCCGCGAGGTAACCATGGATGAAGTAAGTGTTATTACCGATTACATACAGGAAGAGGCCGGTTTGGCTGCCGATTTGATATGGGGTAACTGCGTTGATGAAAACCTGGGCGACCAATTATCTGTAACCATCATCGCTACCGGTTTCCAAACTAAGGACGAGCGCGAAAAAGAGAACAACAACAAAAAGATCATATCTATGCTGGAGCCAGAGGCTAAACCTTTGGTAAAACCGGTAAATGAATTTATTAATCCGGTAAAAGCTAACGCCGCAGCCGAACCTTACATTAAACAAAAGGATGAGCCAAAACAAACCGGCTTGTTTGATATGTTTGCCCGCTCCGAAGAAAAGGAAGAGGTAGTAATGCGGTATAACCTGGACGAAGAGGAAGCTGAAGAAGAAAATGAGCCGGATACCGCGGGTTTCACCTTTAAAATGAGCGAACCTGAGTCGTATGCGCCGGTTAAAGAAGAAAGAATGCCCGAACCACCGGCACCGGCTCCAGAGCCAGAACCGGTAATTGGCGCCGATGATCATAAAACAAATGAATCAATTGAGGAGCAGCTGAAAAAATCGCGTGAGCGTATCATGCGCCTTAAAGATCTGAGCATGAAACTGCGCAGCGGCAACATACAAGAACTTGAAAACGTGCCGGCTTATAAGCGTAAAGAGATAGCATTACAGGAAACCCCGCAATCTGACGAAAGCCAGATCTCCAGGTTTAGCCTGATGCCTGATAACGAAGGCAATACTGAGATCCGCAAAAACAATTCGTTTTTGCATGATAATGCGGATTAG